The following coding sequences are from one Ruminococcus flavefaciens AE3010 window:
- the ispG gene encoding flavodoxin-dependent (E)-4-hydroxy-3-methylbut-2-enyl-diphosphate synthase → MRNVRPVKVGDCVLDGKHIYIQSMLNMRSDDIEGSVKQAVELEKAGCEIIRAAIPNMEAVKLIPAIKEAVKIPLVADIHFDYKLAIESAAAGVDKIRINPGNIGGMDRVKAVVDACRARNLPIRIGVNSGSLEKEILAKYGSPTPEALVESAMGHAAMLEHFDFNDIVISIKSSDVNKMIASYRLAAQKCNYPLHLGVTEAGTERMGLIKSAIGIGSLLCDGIGETIRVSLTDDPIREIAAAKDILKSIGKRGGVRIVSCPTCGRTRIDLVGAAKKVEEAVKDMDKDITVAVMGCIVNGPGEAREADVGIAGGEGCAIIFKKDGSQRKIKEEDIVPELLAEIDKL, encoded by the coding sequence ATGAGAAATGTCAGACCTGTTAAGGTAGGGGACTGCGTCCTCGACGGAAAACATATATACATTCAGTCCATGCTGAACATGCGCTCGGACGATATCGAGGGCAGCGTAAAGCAGGCTGTTGAGCTTGAAAAGGCAGGCTGCGAGATAATCCGCGCAGCTATTCCCAACATGGAAGCTGTAAAGCTTATACCTGCTATCAAGGAAGCAGTGAAGATACCTCTCGTTGCGGATATACATTTCGACTACAAGCTGGCTATCGAGTCAGCAGCAGCAGGAGTTGACAAGATACGCATAAACCCGGGAAATATCGGCGGCATGGACAGAGTAAAGGCTGTAGTTGATGCCTGCCGTGCAAGGAATCTGCCTATCCGAATCGGCGTTAATTCGGGCTCTCTTGAAAAGGAGATACTTGCAAAGTACGGCTCTCCGACACCTGAAGCTCTTGTTGAGAGCGCTATGGGACACGCTGCTATGCTGGAGCATTTCGACTTCAACGATATCGTTATTTCTATAAAGTCCTCGGACGTAAACAAGATGATAGCTTCATACAGGCTTGCCGCTCAGAAGTGCAATTATCCTCTCCACCTGGGCGTTACCGAGGCAGGTACTGAGAGAATGGGACTTATCAAGTCCGCTATCGGTATCGGCTCGCTGCTCTGCGACGGTATCGGCGAGACTATCCGTGTATCCCTTACCGATGACCCTATCCGCGAGATAGCAGCTGCCAAGGATATACTAAAGAGTATCGGCAAGCGTGGCGGCGTAAGGATAGTATCCTGTCCTACCTGCGGCAGAACACGTATCGATCTTGTGGGAGCTGCCAAAAAGGTGGAAGAAGCGGTCAAGGACATGGACAAAGACATAACAGTAGCGGTTATGGGCTGTATAGTCAACGGCCCCGGAGAAGCCCGTGAAGCCGATGTGGGGATCGCAGGCGGCGAGGGCTGTGCTATCATCTTCAAAAAGGACGGCTCACAGCGCAAGATAAAGGAAGAGGACATCGTTCCCGAGCTTCTTGCAGAGATAGACAAGCTCTGA
- a CDS encoding ribonuclease Z, which yields MPDICLLGTGGMLPLKDRFLTSLYAEYNGKAVLIDCGEGTQVAIAKHGLKMSKIELLLITHCHADHVTGLPGLLLSIGNSSRTEPLDIAAPESCLSVIGSLMSVCGALPYEVRLHGLPEDKPYEFAAEMIDPMLKIRTLPLSHRVSCLGYSLSLERKPEFQPQNAKALGIPVEYWKRLHAGETVTLSDGRSIAPEAVTGEKRPPIKITYTTDTLPIAELKDLAESSDLFICEGMYGSSDKKESMNEKCHMLMQDACSIAAAANVKRLWLTHYSPAEKEPSVYEEELREIFPQVTVTEDGAKITL from the coding sequence ATGCCTGATATCTGCTTATTGGGAACAGGCGGGATGCTGCCCTTAAAGGACAGATTCCTTACCAGCCTGTATGCCGAATACAACGGAAAGGCAGTCCTTATCGACTGCGGCGAGGGCACACAGGTAGCCATTGCAAAGCACGGGCTGAAAATGAGTAAGATAGAGCTTCTGCTCATTACTCACTGCCATGCAGACCACGTTACGGGACTTCCGGGACTGCTGCTCTCCATTGGAAACAGCTCCCGCACCGAGCCCCTTGATATAGCTGCTCCCGAGAGCTGCCTGTCCGTAATAGGCAGCCTTATGAGCGTCTGCGGTGCTCTGCCCTATGAGGTAAGGCTCCACGGACTTCCCGAGGATAAGCCTTATGAGTTCGCGGCTGAGATGATAGACCCAATGCTGAAAATAAGGACTCTGCCCCTTTCCCACAGGGTATCCTGTCTCGGCTACAGCCTTTCACTTGAAAGAAAGCCTGAGTTTCAGCCACAGAACGCCAAAGCTCTTGGTATCCCCGTGGAGTACTGGAAACGGCTTCACGCAGGGGAGACAGTGACACTCAGTGACGGCAGGAGCATTGCTCCCGAGGCTGTTACGGGAGAAAAGCGCCCTCCCATAAAGATAACCTATACGACTGATACTCTTCCCATAGCGGAGCTGAAAGATCTTGCCGAGAGCTCCGACCTTTTTATATGCGAGGGTATGTACGGAAGCTCCGACAAAAAGGAGTCCATGAACGAGAAATGCCATATGCTCATGCAGGACGCCTGCAGTATAGCGGCGGCAGCAAATGTGAAGCGGCTGTGGCTCACCCATTACAGCCCTGCGGAAAAGGAGCCCTCAGTTTATGAGGAGGAGCTTCGTGAGATATTCCCACAGGTCACTGTTACTGAGGACGGAGCTAAAATAACATTATGA
- a CDS encoding pyridoxal phosphate-dependent aminotransferase yields MSYKLNKKLVNLVPYDPITGHYDIRLDANESCFNLNDELKAKIGRSISQIDFNRYPDCLAKAPTKAFSELYNIPEELISAGNGSDELISIIEGCFFEAGDTIVNVSHDFSMYEFYAQLYEVNVETYQKEADLTIDVDKLIAFCKEKGAKGLIFSNPCNPTSLGLDRAAVRKIIESLEDVLVILDEAYMDFWDQSVLSEVDNYSNLIILKTCSKAIGMAAVRFGFAVANKTITNAIRAAKSPYNNDTVAQTIVADILSEKEYLKECRDIIVANTKKLYADIAALDKKYGCFEKVYEPCTNFVFIKTDEFEKIYKFMLDNSIAIRKFKGFIRITTGSAEENKRFMEVLEKYFSK; encoded by the coding sequence ATGAGTTACAAACTGAACAAAAAGCTGGTAAATTTAGTGCCCTACGATCCCATAACGGGACACTACGACATACGACTTGACGCTAACGAGAGCTGCTTCAACCTCAACGATGAGCTCAAAGCAAAGATAGGCAGAAGCATTTCGCAGATAGACTTCAACCGCTATCCCGACTGCCTTGCAAAAGCTCCCACAAAGGCTTTTTCGGAGCTCTACAATATACCCGAGGAGCTTATCAGTGCAGGCAACGGCTCCGACGAGCTCATAAGCATTATCGAGGGCTGCTTCTTTGAAGCAGGGGACACTATCGTGAATGTATCCCACGACTTCTCCATGTATGAGTTCTACGCACAGCTCTATGAGGTAAATGTGGAGACCTATCAGAAAGAAGCAGACCTTACTATCGACGTTGACAAGCTCATTGCTTTCTGTAAGGAAAAGGGCGCAAAAGGGCTTATCTTCTCGAACCCCTGCAACCCCACTTCTCTTGGACTGGACAGGGCTGCTGTCAGAAAGATAATCGAGTCACTTGAAGATGTGTTGGTTATCCTTGATGAAGCCTACATGGACTTCTGGGATCAGTCAGTACTTTCAGAGGTGGATAATTACAGCAATCTCATTATCCTCAAGACCTGCTCGAAGGCTATCGGCATGGCTGCTGTAAGATTCGGCTTTGCAGTTGCAAATAAGACTATCACAAATGCTATCCGTGCAGCAAAGTCTCCATACAACAATGATACGGTTGCACAGACCATAGTCGCTGATATACTCAGCGAAAAGGAGTACCTGAAAGAGTGCCGCGACATTATAGTTGCCAATACAAAGAAGCTATATGCTGATATCGCTGCACTTGATAAGAAGTACGGCTGCTTTGAAAAGGTTTACGAGCCATGCACCAACTTCGTATTTATCAAGACAGACGAGTTTGAAAAGATATACAAGTTCATGCTGGACAATTCAATAGCAATAAGAAAGTTCAAGGGCTTTATCCGTATAACAACCGGAAGCGCAGAGGAAAACAAGCGCTTTATGGAAGTGCTTGAAAAATACTTCAGTAAATAA
- the hisZ gene encoding ATP phosphoribosyltransferase regulatory subunit: MKNYDLITPEGTKDLLFGECIVRRNIENTLMRIFRSRGYSETITPGLEFFDVFNLNSRYFPQENLYKLTDSKGRLLVMRPDTTMPIARIVATRLRDADLPLKLCYAQAVYTTEPSLKGRSDEVVQAGIELIGSQLKIADLEVISTAVDSLSSFGMEFSLELGHIGIFKELVSKLDASEKDKESIRKLIENKNFPALNDLLDSFGNSAVTNALKKLPALFGGEEVFEKAEELMPDDNIKRILDELREVYADASELCGGDGSITVDLGLVNKTDYYTGLIIKGYLQGHGEEVLSGGRYDKLISEFGYDVPAIGFAVNINAVAKLMEKSDVLPAEPKADVIVYAEEGCEVAALKAASELREQGLVVENALFDDLESVREYAMEKKIAKVVVIDGESKEVNI, encoded by the coding sequence ATGAAAAATTATGACCTTATCACTCCCGAGGGCACAAAGGACCTGCTCTTCGGAGAGTGCATAGTAAGACGAAATATAGAGAATACTCTCATGAGAATTTTCAGGAGCCGCGGCTACAGCGAGACTATTACTCCCGGTCTGGAGTTCTTTGACGTATTCAACCTTAATTCACGCTATTTTCCCCAGGAGAACCTGTACAAGCTCACTGACAGCAAGGGCAGGCTCCTGGTCATGCGTCCCGATACCACAATGCCTATCGCAAGAATAGTGGCAACACGTCTCAGAGACGCAGACCTTCCTCTGAAGCTCTGCTACGCTCAGGCTGTATACACCACAGAGCCCTCATTAAAGGGCAGAAGCGACGAGGTAGTTCAGGCAGGTATCGAGCTTATAGGCTCACAGCTGAAAATAGCCGATCTTGAAGTTATATCAACAGCAGTTGATTCACTCAGCTCCTTCGGCATGGAGTTCTCCCTTGAACTTGGTCATATAGGCATATTCAAGGAGCTTGTCAGCAAGCTTGACGCTTCCGAAAAGGACAAGGAGAGCATAAGAAAGCTCATCGAGAACAAGAATTTCCCCGCTCTCAACGATCTGCTGGACAGCTTCGGCAATTCAGCCGTTACAAATGCGCTTAAAAAGCTTCCCGCGCTCTTTGGCGGCGAGGAGGTATTTGAAAAGGCTGAGGAGCTCATGCCCGACGACAATATCAAGCGTATCCTTGACGAGCTGAGAGAGGTATACGCAGACGCTTCCGAGCTCTGCGGCGGCGACGGTTCTATCACCGTTGACCTTGGACTTGTAAACAAGACCGACTACTACACAGGTCTTATCATAAAGGGATATTTACAGGGACACGGCGAGGAGGTACTCTCGGGCGGACGCTACGACAAGCTTATCTCCGAGTTCGGCTATGACGTTCCCGCTATCGGCTTTGCTGTAAACATCAACGCTGTTGCAAAGCTCATGGAAAAGAGCGACGTGCTTCCTGCCGAGCCAAAGGCTGACGTTATCGTATATGCCGAGGAGGGCTGCGAGGTAGCTGCTCTCAAGGCTGCAAGCGAGCTTCGCGAGCAGGGACTGGTAGTTGAGAATGCTCTCTTCGACGACCTTGAAAGCGTCCGTGAGTACGCAATGGAGAAGAAGATAGCAAAGGTAGTAGTTATCGACGGCGAGAGCAAGGAGGTAAACATATGA
- the hisD gene encoding histidinol dehydrogenase: MMKKIFANGTDEVAFLSDLKKRSGETNKKVTEVVSEIIENVKEKGDEAVKGYTLKFDGNLPQYYEVPREVINDALTEADQELVDALLNAQENIADFHQRQVEQSFISPKENGVIMGQRVRGLHRVGLYVPGGTAAYPSSVLMNAIPAKIAGVKEIIMVTPPLKDGTPNKDILVAAAICGVDRVFLSGGAQAIAALAYGTEEIPKCDKIVGPGNIYVATAKKLLYGVVDIDMIAGPSEILVIADDSANPKFAAADLMSQAEHDVLASAIMVTTSEKLADDTIKEIDRQKEYLSRKSIIEKSLEDYGAVIIADSREKCVELANEIAPEHLEVLMENPFELLGSLDNAGSIFLGHYASEPLGDYYAGPNHVLPTSGTARFFSPLGVASFTKRTAYTYYTEDALRQAKDDIVLIAEREGLTAHANAIKVRFED; the protein is encoded by the coding sequence CTGATGAAGAAAATATTTGCAAACGGCACTGACGAAGTTGCTTTCCTCAGCGACCTGAAAAAGAGAAGCGGCGAGACCAATAAAAAGGTCACAGAGGTCGTTTCCGAAATAATCGAGAACGTCAAGGAAAAGGGCGACGAGGCTGTAAAGGGCTATACCCTTAAATTTGACGGCAATCTTCCACAGTATTACGAAGTACCCCGTGAGGTCATCAACGATGCTCTCACAGAGGCAGATCAGGAGTTGGTTGACGCACTCCTCAACGCACAGGAGAACATTGCTGATTTCCACCAGCGACAGGTGGAGCAGAGCTTTATCTCTCCCAAGGAGAACGGCGTTATCATGGGACAGCGTGTCCGCGGACTGCACAGGGTAGGTCTCTATGTTCCCGGCGGTACAGCTGCATATCCGTCAAGCGTTCTTATGAATGCTATCCCTGCTAAAATCGCAGGCGTCAAGGAGATAATCATGGTAACTCCTCCGCTGAAGGACGGTACTCCCAACAAGGATATCCTTGTTGCAGCTGCTATCTGCGGCGTGGACAGAGTGTTCCTTTCAGGCGGCGCACAGGCTATTGCTGCACTTGCTTACGGCACTGAGGAGATACCAAAGTGCGACAAGATAGTAGGCCCCGGAAACATTTATGTAGCTACTGCAAAGAAGCTGCTCTACGGCGTTGTTGATATCGACATGATAGCAGGTCCCAGCGAGATACTGGTTATTGCTGACGACAGCGCAAATCCAAAGTTCGCTGCGGCAGACCTTATGTCACAGGCAGAGCACGATGTGCTTGCTTCCGCAATTATGGTAACAACAAGCGAAAAGCTTGCTGACGATACGATAAAGGAGATAGACCGCCAGAAGGAATATCTCTCCAGAAAGTCTATCATCGAGAAGTCACTGGAGGATTACGGCGCAGTTATCATCGCTGACAGCCGTGAGAAGTGCGTTGAACTGGCAAACGAGATAGCTCCCGAGCACCTTGAAGTTCTCATGGAGAATCCATTCGAGCTTCTTGGAAGCCTTGACAATGCAGGCTCTATATTCCTCGGTCACTATGCTTCCGAGCCTCTCGGCGACTACTACGCAGGACCTAACCACGTCCTGCCCACAAGCGGTACTGCTCGTTTCTTCTCGCCCCTTGGCGTAGCAAGCTTCACAAAGCGTACTGCTTATACCTACTACACTGAGGACGCTCTCAGACAGGCAAAGGACGACATCGTTCTTATCGCAGAGCGCGAGGGACTTACCGCTCACGCTAATGCTATAAAGGTAAGATTTGAAGACTGA
- a CDS encoding PolC-type DNA polymerase III, with the protein MQVKISEFLREYTSELPESVLSGEIFKLTYSENLENIRFHARFDEVVPSDDIFAFEKAVETAIKVEQVRLACRYPSEKFGMECYGELLKLLKRDIPVVNGFLDDADVSLGNGELRIRIVHGGRDILDKFNFCTGFSRMIYNQFGVRVKVVLDGDTSVSVEQYDEMIERIEADMPDYSNQLIPDKTPDEIKTEEMKSVIPTATLDVTALDKDFDAESAEIVKGRAIREKPISICEAVQRLGDKVVVVGDVFASELKEVRNEKTVVTYDITDYSGSLKVKIFAKNEEVEEMKLGSIKSGATLLVSGKLDYDSYARDIVISANSLIKVKRIPKMDNYPEKRVELHCHSNMSAMDAVTDPVALINRAASWGHQAMAITDHGNVQAFPDCMYNMPKNFKVIYGMEAYIVNDIERDMAVYGSDDRSFDDEIIVFDVETTGLSFRNDRLTEIGAVKLKNMQVVDDFNTKVNPGFHIPERITELTGISDADVANAPDEAEALRMFMEFCGDKPVLVAHNARYDTNMINQVCKRQNIDFEYTWVDTLVMCQSMLPEMGRHKLNLVAKQLKLGKFDHHRASDDALMLAKIFIELIGRLKSERSFKSVQQLNTLVEEIETKKLKSYHFIILVRNQAGLKNLYRLVSLSNLEYFYKKPLIPKSKLIEHREGLIYGSACEAGELFQAMLDIRDQDYIDNMARFYDYLEIQPIGNNAFMVRDGVAKDDEELRDFNRYIVEMGDRLGIPTCATCDVHFMDPKDAIYRKIILASMGFKDAEEQAPLYLRTTEEMMAEFMYLGEDKAKEVVITNTNAIADQIEVVRPIPKGTFTPTIEGAEEELVKITHDKAHEIYGDPLPELVDKRLDRELSSIIKHGFSVLYIIAQKLVWNSVENGYLVGSRGSVGSSFVASMAGISEVNPLPPHYVCPNCKHSEFLLDGVYGSGFDLPPKKCPDCGKDMNRDGHDIPFETFLGFDGDKAPDIDLNFSDEYQFWAHRYTEKLFGKSNVFKAGTISVVAEKTAYGYVKKYCEENGITLNNAEMSRLAIGCTGIKRTTGQHPGGMVVVPSDYDVYDFTPVQHPADTADSEIITTHFTFNSLHDTILKLDELGHVVPTLYKHLEDLTGIKIKDVPTSDPDVIRMCTNCDVLGVTPEDIYCKTGSLGIPEMGTGFTIQMLLDAKPTKFSDFLQISGLSHGTDVWLGNAKDLIDNGVCTISDVIGTRDSIMTYLLYKGVEPKMAFQIMEWTRKGKAPKQFTPEIIQMLRDHNVPEWYIESCLKIKYMFPKAHAAAYVIAAIKLGWFKLHMPLEYYATYFSVRGEDFDAELAVKGIGAVRAKIEEIKALGNDKTNKDSALYDILLITNEMMSRGYEFLPIDLFKSHATDYLVEDGKLRIPFSAMSGVGDNAAKGIYEAVQKGGFMSIEEFQSESGASKTTIDMLKSIGAFGDLPESTQMSFF; encoded by the coding sequence ATGCAGGTCAAAATATCCGAATTTCTCAGGGAATATACATCTGAACTGCCCGAGAGCGTGCTCAGCGGCGAGATATTCAAGCTTACATACAGTGAAAATCTTGAAAATATCCGCTTCCATGCACGTTTTGACGAGGTAGTCCCAAGCGATGATATATTCGCGTTTGAAAAAGCAGTTGAGACTGCCATAAAGGTGGAGCAGGTGAGACTTGCCTGCCGTTATCCCTCCGAGAAGTTCGGCATGGAGTGCTACGGCGAGCTTTTGAAGCTGCTGAAGCGCGATATCCCTGTAGTCAACGGCTTCCTTGATGATGCGGACGTGTCTCTCGGAAACGGGGAACTCCGCATAAGGATAGTCCACGGCGGAAGAGATATACTGGACAAGTTCAATTTCTGCACGGGCTTTTCACGAATGATATACAACCAGTTCGGCGTGAGAGTCAAGGTAGTCCTTGACGGCGATACCTCGGTGAGCGTTGAGCAGTACGACGAGATGATAGAGCGTATCGAAGCTGATATGCCCGATTACAGCAATCAGCTCATACCCGACAAGACTCCCGACGAGATAAAGACTGAGGAAATGAAGTCCGTTATCCCAACAGCCACACTTGACGTTACGGCTCTTGATAAGGACTTCGACGCTGAGTCAGCAGAGATAGTCAAGGGCAGAGCTATCCGCGAAAAGCCCATATCCATATGTGAAGCGGTACAGCGTCTCGGAGACAAGGTGGTTGTTGTAGGCGATGTTTTTGCGTCTGAGCTCAAAGAAGTCCGCAACGAAAAGACCGTTGTCACCTATGATATTACCGACTACAGCGGCTCACTGAAAGTAAAGATATTCGCAAAGAACGAAGAGGTCGAGGAGATGAAGCTGGGCTCCATAAAGAGTGGGGCAACTCTCCTTGTATCGGGCAAGCTGGACTATGACTCCTACGCAAGAGATATCGTTATATCCGCGAATTCTCTCATAAAGGTAAAGCGTATCCCCAAAATGGACAACTATCCCGAGAAGCGTGTTGAGCTTCACTGCCACAGCAATATGTCCGCTATGGACGCCGTAACAGACCCCGTTGCTCTTATCAACAGGGCGGCAAGCTGGGGACATCAGGCTATGGCTATAACCGACCACGGCAATGTGCAGGCTTTCCCGGACTGTATGTATAATATGCCCAAGAACTTCAAGGTCATCTATGGCATGGAGGCATATATCGTCAACGATATAGAGCGGGATATGGCAGTCTACGGCAGTGATGACCGCTCATTTGACGACGAGATAATAGTATTCGACGTTGAGACTACGGGACTGAGCTTCCGCAATGACCGCCTCACCGAGATAGGTGCGGTAAAGCTTAAAAATATGCAGGTTGTCGATGACTTCAATACAAAAGTCAACCCGGGATTTCATATCCCCGAGAGGATAACCGAGCTCACAGGCATAAGCGACGCAGACGTTGCAAACGCTCCCGACGAGGCAGAAGCGCTTCGCATGTTCATGGAGTTCTGCGGAGATAAGCCTGTTCTTGTGGCTCATAACGCACGCTACGATACCAATATGATAAATCAGGTCTGCAAGCGTCAGAACATTGATTTTGAATATACATGGGTGGACACTCTTGTAATGTGTCAGTCCATGCTTCCCGAAATGGGACGCCATAAGCTGAACCTTGTGGCAAAGCAGCTGAAATTAGGAAAATTCGACCATCACAGAGCCTCAGACGACGCTCTTATGCTGGCAAAGATATTCATTGAGCTTATTGGCAGACTGAAAAGTGAAAGAAGCTTCAAGTCCGTGCAGCAGCTCAATACCCTTGTTGAAGAAATAGAGACAAAGAAGCTGAAAAGCTACCACTTCATCATACTTGTAAGAAATCAGGCAGGTCTGAAAAATCTCTACAGACTTGTTTCACTCAGCAACCTTGAATACTTCTACAAGAAGCCCCTTATACCGAAATCAAAGCTCATCGAGCACCGCGAGGGACTTATCTACGGAAGCGCCTGTGAGGCAGGCGAGCTATTTCAGGCTATGCTGGATATACGCGATCAGGACTACATCGACAATATGGCGAGGTTCTACGATTATCTTGAGATACAGCCTATCGGCAATAACGCGTTCATGGTCCGTGACGGCGTGGCAAAGGACGATGAGGAGCTACGAGATTTCAACCGCTATATAGTTGAAATGGGTGACAGACTTGGCATACCTACCTGTGCTACCTGCGATGTGCATTTCATGGATCCCAAGGACGCAATCTACCGTAAGATAATCCTTGCCAGCATGGGCTTCAAGGACGCAGAGGAGCAGGCTCCGCTGTATCTGAGAACTACCGAGGAAATGATGGCGGAATTCATGTATCTGGGCGAGGACAAGGCTAAGGAAGTAGTCATCACCAATACCAATGCCATTGCCGATCAGATCGAAGTCGTAAGACCTATACCAAAGGGCACTTTTACTCCCACCATTGAGGGGGCGGAGGAGGAGCTTGTTAAGATAACTCACGACAAGGCTCATGAGATATACGGCGATCCGCTGCCAGAGCTGGTTGACAAGCGCCTTGACAGAGAGCTTTCGTCAATCATCAAGCACGGTTTCTCCGTGCTGTATATCATCGCTCAGAAGCTTGTGTGGAACTCCGTTGAGAACGGCTACCTTGTAGGTTCCCGAGGTTCTGTCGGTTCCTCTTTCGTGGCTTCTATGGCGGGTATCTCAGAGGTAAATCCGCTTCCGCCCCATTATGTATGCCCCAACTGCAAGCACAGTGAGTTCCTGCTGGACGGTGTTTACGGCTCGGGCTTTGACCTGCCGCCAAAGAAGTGTCCCGACTGCGGCAAGGACATGAACCGTGACGGACACGATATACCATTCGAGACCTTCCTCGGCTTCGACGGCGATAAAGCGCCTGATATCGACCTTAACTTCTCCGATGAGTATCAGTTCTGGGCTCACCGCTATACGGAGAAGCTCTTCGGAAAATCCAACGTGTTCAAGGCGGGAACTATTTCCGTTGTTGCTGAAAAGACCGCCTACGGCTACGTTAAGAAGTACTGCGAGGAGAACGGCATCACTCTTAACAATGCGGAAATGAGCCGTCTCGCTATCGGCTGTACAGGTATCAAAAGAACTACAGGACAGCACCCGGGCGGAATGGTCGTTGTGCCATCGGATTACGACGTTTACGACTTCACACCAGTTCAGCACCCTGCCGACACCGCGGATTCGGAGATAATCACCACTCACTTCACCTTCAATTCTCTCCATGATACCATACTGAAGCTTGACGAGCTTGGACACGTTGTTCCTACGCTGTACAAGCACCTTGAAGACCTTACGGGCATCAAGATAAAGGACGTTCCCACATCTGACCCCGATGTTATCCGTATGTGTACCAACTGCGATGTGCTGGGAGTTACTCCCGAGGACATCTACTGCAAGACGGGAAGTCTCGGCATACCTGAAATGGGTACGGGCTTTACCATACAGATGCTTCTGGACGCTAAGCCCACAAAGTTCAGCGACTTCCTGCAAATATCGGGACTTTCACACGGTACCGACGTTTGGCTGGGCAATGCGAAAGACCTTATAGATAACGGCGTATGTACCATTTCCGACGTTATCGGAACCCGTGACTCAATTATGACCTACCTTTTATATAAGGGCGTCGAGCCGAAAATGGCGTTCCAGATAATGGAGTGGACACGTAAGGGCAAAGCTCCCAAGCAGTTCACACCCGAAATAATACAGATGCTCCGCGACCATAATGTACCTGAGTGGTACATCGAGAGCTGTCTGAAGATAAAGTACATGTTCCCGAAAGCCCACGCGGCTGCTTACGTTATCGCGGCTATAAAGCTGGGCTGGTTCAAGCTCCATATGCCGCTGGAGTATTACGCCACATACTTCTCCGTAAGAGGTGAAGACTTTGACGCGGAGCTGGCTGTAAAGGGCATTGGTGCAGTCCGTGCCAAGATAGAGGAGATAAAGGCTCTGGGCAACGACAAGACCAACAAGGACAGCGCTCTCTACGATATCCTGCTCATTACAAACGAAATGATGTCCAGAGGCTATGAGTTTCTGCCCATTGACCTGTTCAAGTCCCATGCTACGGACTACCTTGTTGAGGACGGCAAGCTGAGGATACCGTTCTCGGCTATGAGCGGCGTCGGAGACAACGCTGCAAAGGGCATTTACGAGGCTGTGCAGAAGGGCGGATTCATGTCTATCGAGGAATTCCAGTCCGAAAGCGGAGCGTCAAAAACAACAATAGATATGTTGAAAAGTATAGGGGCGTTTGGTGATTTACCCGAATCCACTCAAATGTCGTTCTTTTAA
- the hisG gene encoding ATP phosphoribosyltransferase — protein sequence MNKPIRMALTKGRLEKDTVDLLEKLGFDCTAVREKGRKLILPVPDANLEVVLAKANDVITYVEHGVCDMGVVGKDTIMEMKGKFYELVDLGFGKCKFALATKKGYDFYSGYGIKTIATKYPNVARSFFEKKGMDTEIIKIEGSVELAPLLELADGIVDIVETGTTLKENGLEVIEDVAPISARLIANTVSLKMRHAEIDRLITLIEENL from the coding sequence ATGAACAAGCCTATAAGAATGGCTCTTACAAAGGGCAGACTTGAAAAGGACACAGTAGATCTCCTTGAAAAGCTTGGATTTGACTGTACAGCTGTACGCGAAAAGGGCAGAAAGCTCATACTTCCTGTACCTGACGCAAATCTTGAAGTAGTTCTCGCAAAGGCAAACGATGTTATCACCTATGTTGAGCACGGCGTGTGCGACATGGGCGTTGTTGGCAAGGACACTATCATGGAGATGAAGGGCAAGTTCTATGAGCTTGTTGACCTTGGCTTCGGAAAGTGCAAGTTCGCTCTTGCAACAAAGAAGGGCTACGACTTCTACAGCGGCTACGGCATAAAAACTATCGCCACAAAGTACCCCAACGTGGCAAGAAGCTTCTTCGAGAAGAAGGGCATGGATACCGAGATAATCAAGATAGAGGGCTCTGTTGAGCTTGCACCGCTCCTTGAGCTTGCAGACGGTATCGTTGATATAGTTGAGACAGGTACTACTCTCAAAGAAAACGGACTTGAGGTAATTGAGGACGTTGCACCTATCTCCGCAAGACTTATTGCAAACACTGTTAGTCTCAAAATGAGACACGCTGAAATAGACAGACTTATCACACTTATAGAGGAGAATCTCTGA